The Verrucomicrobiia bacterium genome has a segment encoding these proteins:
- a CDS encoding diacylglycerol kinase family protein: MRTCVIFNPTARGDKARHFRRHLDEIGADATLMQTTGPGAARTLAQEAVAAGFEVVVAAGGDGTVNEVLNGIGDVPDGFARAALGVLPLGTVNVFARELKIPRGLTQAWQTIQGQRRLCIDLPCAEFTSGSRRVTRHFAQLAGAGLDARAIELVHWPLKKKIGPLAYVVAGIHALRQRQASLVWNDGKRSISGELILVGNGRLYGGGFALFPEADLGDALLEVSIFPKVNWMVLARCGPSLLLKRRVPPGVIINVRESSFSIECTGKAAVELDGELAGHLPAKFSIARRRLQVVVPEWVLHPISVRTLLDKV; encoded by the coding sequence ATGCGGACCTGCGTCATCTTCAATCCCACCGCCCGCGGCGACAAGGCGCGGCATTTCCGGCGGCACCTGGATGAAATCGGAGCGGACGCAACGCTGATGCAAACCACCGGTCCAGGTGCGGCGCGAACTCTCGCGCAGGAAGCTGTCGCGGCGGGATTCGAAGTCGTGGTGGCAGCGGGCGGCGACGGCACCGTCAACGAGGTGCTCAATGGGATTGGCGATGTGCCGGACGGATTTGCCCGTGCTGCGCTGGGCGTTCTTCCGCTGGGAACGGTAAATGTATTTGCGCGTGAGCTGAAGATCCCGCGCGGGCTCACCCAGGCGTGGCAGACGATCCAGGGACAGCGCCGCCTCTGCATTGATTTGCCCTGTGCGGAGTTCACGTCCGGATCGCGGCGCGTCACGCGCCATTTCGCACAACTCGCCGGCGCAGGTCTCGACGCCCGCGCCATCGAACTCGTGCACTGGCCCTTGAAGAAAAAAATCGGGCCGCTCGCATATGTCGTCGCGGGCATTCATGCACTGCGCCAGCGCCAGGCCAGTCTCGTTTGGAATGATGGAAAGAGGTCCATCTCCGGCGAATTAATCCTGGTGGGAAATGGACGGCTCTATGGGGGTGGGTTCGCGTTGTTTCCCGAGGCAGACCTCGGAGACGCATTGTTGGAGGTCTCGATTTTTCCGAAGGTGAATTGGATGGTCCTTGCCCGATGCGGCCCCTCACTCCTGTTAAAGCGCCGCGTTCCCCCGGGAGTTATCATCAACGTCCGGGAATCGTCTTTCTCAATCGAGTGCACTGGCAAGGCAGCGGTCGAACTGGATGGCGAATTGGCGGGGCACCTGCCGGCAAAATTCAGTATTGCGCGGCGCCGGCTGCAGGTGGTGGTGCCTGAATGGGTGCTGCACCCTATTTCAGTTCGCACCCTGCTGGACAAAGTTTAA
- a CDS encoding rRNA adenine N-6-methyltransferase family protein, translated as MAHQSSSARAPQPARHAPWHTQLFLFAKNFAKHPTNIGWMFPSSRFVVGQVLKQIDWETARVIVEYGPGVGTFTNDILQRMHPDARLVAFETNDEFCSYLRGAINDPRFILLHESATEVATALDRLGLPLADYVISGIPFKTIPEKLRGEIVRKTHAALRPEGRFLVYQLSGAVRPYLESVFGQVRQDFELLSIPPGRLFYCAR; from the coding sequence ATGGCACATCAATCTTCTTCCGCTCGCGCGCCGCAGCCGGCCCGCCACGCGCCCTGGCACACGCAACTGTTCCTCTTTGCGAAGAATTTTGCCAAGCACCCAACGAATATTGGGTGGATGTTCCCAAGTTCACGCTTTGTCGTGGGGCAGGTGTTGAAACAAATCGATTGGGAAACCGCTCGCGTTATCGTGGAGTACGGCCCGGGTGTGGGAACGTTCACCAATGACATTCTGCAGCGAATGCATCCCGACGCCAGATTGGTCGCCTTTGAGACCAACGACGAGTTTTGCAGTTATCTGCGCGGCGCAATCAACGACCCGCGTTTCATCCTGCTCCACGAATCGGCAACCGAAGTCGCCACTGCTCTGGACCGCCTGGGCCTGCCGCTTGCCGACTACGTGATTTCCGGCATCCCGTTCAAAACCATCCCGGAGAAGCTCCGCGGCGAAATCGTTCGCAAGACACATGCGGCTCTGCGTCCGGAAGGGCGCTTTCTTGTTTATCAGCTTTCCGGGGCGGTTCGTCCGTATCTTGAAAGCGTCTTCGGACAGGTTCGGCAGGATTTCGAATTGCTGAGCATCCCGCCGGGGCGCTTGTTTTACTGCGCCCGCTAA